Part of the Marinitoga litoralis genome is shown below.
AAAAAATATAAGTTTTTCATTTCACTTATATATCCTTTTTTTATTATACTAACAATTGAATTTATTTCAGCTCCATATCCCCTATAACTTTCTGGATCTTCATCTAAAGTCAACAAATAATCTGAAATCTCATCTACTTTACCTTTTTCAAATAATTCTCTTAATCTTTCATCTACTCTTAAATTACCTAAAAGACTTGCCCCCACAGTACTAATTAATGTATTGCTCATTAAAATACCCCCTTTCTAATCATAATATATTATAACATATATTTAATATAAAATAATTGAATAAAAAAATTTACTTATTATATTTTAAAAAAATATTGAATTAATAGTATAATTGTTTTTTAATGAAAAAAATTTATCTATTATAAATTAAATATATGTTATAATCTTATGAGGTATTTTAATTCACGGGGTGATTTATTTGAGAAAAATAGATAAAGTTTATATACATAAAAATGCTTTTAAAGCAATAAAAAGAAATGAAAAACTTTTTATTGAGTTCAATAAATTTATACAAAAAATAAATAATATTAGTTCTAAACAAATAAAAATAATTTCTAATGGTCATTATAGAGGGAGACTTAGCTACAAAAATAGAATTATCTTTGATTTTTTAGATAATTCTATATTAGTATACATGATTGGAAACCATGATATATATAATAAAATAGATTATTCTTTAGATAAATATAATAATATTATTAATTTAGATGGATTTCAAATAATTGAATTATCAAAAAATAACATTAATAAAATACCAAAAATTAAACACATTGATTTATATTTAAGAAATGATAGTATTCAAAACGAGATCATTAATAATACAATTTACATTGATAATTTTCATTATGGAATTAGTGGTATTGCTGGAAGTGGAAAAACCACTGTTTTAAATAAGTTAGCATATACGTTTTTAAAGGACAATAAAAACTTTATGTATTTAACATATAATACTAAATTAAAAGATTACTTTTTTAATTTAGTAAAAAAATATTATGAAGAAGAGAACGAAGATTTTTCCAGGGTAAAAAGAGATTTAAAAGTTTATACCTTTAATGAATTTATTAGAAATTTAATTAATGGTTATAATTTAAATATTTACTTAGAGAATTATATTTCTGATTACACTTGTGAGAATATATTAAAAGATATTATAGAAAAATCAAAAAAAGATTTTAGCAATCTTAGCTTTCATACAAGTGAAATTGCAAAATTTATAAATTCATTATTTACGGATATTGACTATAATGATAATGTAAATGATATACAATTTAAAATTGAGAAAAAATTCGAAAGAAAAAACAAAGGTATATCATATACAGAAAAAGATATTAAATTATTGAGATTTATTATAAAAAACTATTATGATATATTAAAAAAAGATAATAGAAAACCATTTTATCATATATATAATGATATTGATATAAGTCAATTAAATTTTACTGAAAAATATATATTTATTGATGAAATGCAAGATTTATCTATAATTGAATTTGAATTTATTAAAAAAGTTTTTAAAGATAATAAATTAGTATTTACATATGACATAAACCAAAACATTACATATAATGATGCTAAAGATAGAAATATATTAAATAGAGTCAAAAGTTTTAATGCTAATGATATTAAATATTTTAATCTGAAATACAATTATAGAAATTCATACGCAATAAACAAATTTGCAAATTTATTTGCTAATAACATTGAATTTGTAAATGGTAATCACAATCATATTCCTGTAAAAATTTATATAGGAGATAAAAATAAACTTATTACGATTTTAGAAAAAAGTTCTCAAGAAAAACAAATTTTTATTGGCACTATCACTCCATGTGATTATAAAGACTATAAAAAAAAGAAATATATAGAATATTTTACTATTGATGAAGTTAAAGGACTTGAATTTACAAATATAGTAATTTTAGATTTTTATTATAATAAAAAGAAATCCATTGACGATATTAATATAAAAAAATGGTATGTTGCCATTACTAGAGCAAAGGAAAATTTATTAATACATTTTAATAACATAAAAGAATTTGAAGATTTTAAAAAAAAGTTCAATATTGATAACTTAATAACGGAAAATTTAATTGAATTTGGAGAAGATATAAAAATTATAAATTTGTTTATTAACGATCTAGTATATGAAGATACACAGGAAATTGAAAACCTTAAATTATTAGAAGCGGAAAAATTATTTAAAGAATATGAAAAATATAAAAATAATTCTTCTTTAGAAAAAGCATTAGATTTATTAATTGATATTAATTATAATTATTATTTAGAAGAAAAAATAAACTTATTACAGATACCAAACGATATTTTAGAAAGTATAATTAATAATAGAATAATAAAGAATGATATTAGGTCAGTACAAAATTTTATACATATTATTCCTAAAAATATAATTAAAAATATTTTCATAAAAATTATAAGTGATTTTTCAAAATTTGAAAAATTTATGGAAGTATTTAATGATAATGAAAAATTAGATTATTTATTTAATATTGTTTTCAATGATTATATAAATATCGATGACGAAGATTTTATATATATAAAAAATTATTTTATAGATTTATGTATAAACAACTATCAAAAAACAAATAATAATATATTCTTAGAATATATAGCTAAAACGCATGAAAAATTTAAAGATAACGAACAGGCTATTGAATATTATTTCAAAATTAAAAATTATAAAAAGGTTATTGATCTTTCAAAAAGTATAAAAATATCAACAAATACAATTAGTGATATAATATTCAATTCATATGTGAAAATTGAAGATAATAAAAAAATATTCGAAAAATATAATGAATTATATAATGATAATAAATTCTTAGAAAAACTTAAAAAAATTGATAATAATAAATATGAAGAATTTTATTATATTTTTTATTTAAACGAATTTGATGAATTTCTAAATAATATAAAAGGGAGGATAAAATGAATTTTGAACTAAATGAACTAATAACAGGGTTAAAGGAAAAAATTAATATTATTGATAATTATATTGAAAGTATTGAAAAAAACTTTTCTAAAACAATAAAAAAATTAGAAGAAAAAGAAGATGCAATATTAAAAAACATTGATCAACTTAATATGGCTCAAAAAGAAATTATTACAGAAAATTCTAAATTAAAAGAGAAAATTAATAATTCAAATAATGATTTAATATCTTTATCTAAAAAAATAAAATTTATAAATGAAAAAGCTGAAAAAATTTCAGAAGATTTTTATTCATTTAATAAAAAATATGATTTGGAATTATCAAAAATAAAATATATAAAAGAAAAAACCGAAAAATCATTATCGCAATTATTAAATGAACTAGAAAATAAAAAAAATGAAATAGAACGTATTTTAGAAAATTTAAATGAAATAAAAAATAGATATGAATCAGAAATTGATATAAATAAAATTGTAGGTGAGCAATTTAATTTATTTTTTGAAGAATTATTTAAAAAAATAGAGAAGGATTTAAAAGATAAAATTGAAGAAACTTTAGATGAGACATATTCACTATATGAAGATTATAAAGATAAAATTGAAAGTATTGCTAGAAGAATAGATAGGGATATAAAAAAAGTAAATGATGAAATCACATATTTAAAATTAAGTGTTTCAAGAATTGATGCTGCATTAGACAATAAGATAGCAAAGGCATTAAAAGATTTAGAAAAAAATATAATTAATCATATTGACGAAAAATTTGAAACAGATAAAAAAAGCTTTATCAATAAAATGTTCAGAAAATAACAAATAATTAAACAAAAAAAATCAAGGTCTTAAAGGCCTTGATTTTTTTTATACCTCATAGGTAGGTTAAAAACTTAGCAATTGAAGACTATGAGCATTACCGGGATGCATTTGTTTC
Proteins encoded:
- a CDS encoding AAA family ATPase yields the protein MRKIDKVYIHKNAFKAIKRNEKLFIEFNKFIQKINNISSKQIKIISNGHYRGRLSYKNRIIFDFLDNSILVYMIGNHDIYNKIDYSLDKYNNIINLDGFQIIELSKNNINKIPKIKHIDLYLRNDSIQNEIINNTIYIDNFHYGISGIAGSGKTTVLNKLAYTFLKDNKNFMYLTYNTKLKDYFFNLVKKYYEEENEDFSRVKRDLKVYTFNEFIRNLINGYNLNIYLENYISDYTCENILKDIIEKSKKDFSNLSFHTSEIAKFINSLFTDIDYNDNVNDIQFKIEKKFERKNKGISYTEKDIKLLRFIIKNYYDILKKDNRKPFYHIYNDIDISQLNFTEKYIFIDEMQDLSIIEFEFIKKVFKDNKLVFTYDINQNITYNDAKDRNILNRVKSFNANDIKYFNLKYNYRNSYAINKFANLFANNIEFVNGNHNHIPVKIYIGDKNKLITILEKSSQEKQIFIGTITPCDYKDYKKKKYIEYFTIDEVKGLEFTNIVILDFYYNKKKSIDDINIKKWYVAITRAKENLLIHFNNIKEFEDFKKKFNIDNLITENLIEFGEDIKIINLFINDLVYEDTQEIENLKLLEAEKLFKEYEKYKNNSSLEKALDLLIDINYNYYLEEKINLLQIPNDILESIINNRIIKNDIRSVQNFIHIIPKNIIKNIFIKIISDFSKFEKFMEVFNDNEKLDYLFNIVFNDYINIDDEDFIYIKNYFIDLCINNYQKTNNNIFLEYIAKTHEKFKDNEQAIEYYFKIKNYKKVIDLSKSIKISTNTISDIIFNSYVKIEDNKKIFEKYNELYNDNKFLEKLKKIDNNKYEEFYYIFYLNEFDEFLNNIKGRIK
- a CDS encoding coiled-coil domain-containing protein, with product MNFELNELITGLKEKINIIDNYIESIEKNFSKTIKKLEEKEDAILKNIDQLNMAQKEIITENSKLKEKINNSNNDLISLSKKIKFINEKAEKISEDFYSFNKKYDLELSKIKYIKEKTEKSLSQLLNELENKKNEIERILENLNEIKNRYESEIDINKIVGEQFNLFFEELFKKIEKDLKDKIEETLDETYSLYEDYKDKIESIARRIDRDIKKVNDEITYLKLSVSRIDAALDNKIAKALKDLEKNIINHIDEKFETDKKSFINKMFRK